A stretch of Candidatus Sulfotelmatobacter sp. DNA encodes these proteins:
- a CDS encoding zinc-binding dehydrogenase has protein sequence MRAVRIHEISREAGPEQFRVDQVADPKPGPGQALVEIRRAAFNRRDVFISQGLYPNIQLPCIVGSDGVGTVVSYGSDASGPPPGTRVVIDPTLNWGPSERVWRRDGHVLGMPEPGTMAEYIAVPAANVHPAPPSLTDDEAAAVPLGGVTAYRALVSRGGCTKDDVVLIPGIGSGVQSFVLLFAKRIGAKTIVTSSSDAKLDRAARLGADVCINYKTSERWDKDVAAIDGGPSLIVDSVGGDTFAKALNVARYGARAVVYGGTTGDAKVRPFSIFWKQLDIMGSSMGSPADFAAMLACFDGSLKPVVDSTFALDDVVAAARKVDSGDQFGKVVLAIS, from the coding sequence ATGCGAGCCGTCCGAATCCACGAGATCTCCCGCGAGGCGGGTCCCGAGCAGTTCCGCGTCGACCAGGTCGCCGATCCGAAGCCCGGCCCGGGCCAGGCGCTGGTGGAGATCCGCCGCGCGGCCTTCAACCGGCGCGACGTCTTCATCAGCCAAGGCCTCTATCCAAATATCCAACTGCCGTGCATCGTCGGCTCCGACGGCGTGGGCACCGTCGTCTCGTACGGCAGCGACGCGAGCGGTCCGCCGCCCGGCACGCGCGTCGTCATCGATCCGACCCTCAATTGGGGCCCCAGCGAGCGCGTCTGGCGCCGCGACGGGCACGTGCTCGGGATGCCCGAGCCCGGCACGATGGCCGAGTACATCGCCGTGCCCGCGGCCAACGTGCATCCCGCGCCACCGTCGTTGACGGACGACGAAGCCGCCGCGGTACCGCTGGGCGGCGTGACCGCCTATCGCGCGCTCGTCTCGCGCGGCGGCTGCACCAAGGACGACGTCGTGCTGATCCCGGGCATCGGGAGCGGCGTGCAGAGCTTCGTGCTGCTGTTCGCCAAGCGGATCGGCGCGAAGACGATCGTGACCTCGTCGAGCGACGCGAAGCTCGACCGCGCCGCGCGGCTGGGCGCCGACGTCTGCATCAACTACAAGACCTCGGAGCGCTGGGACAAGGACGTGGCCGCCATCGACGGCGGTCCCTCGCTGATCGTCGACTCCGTCGGCGGCGACACGTTCGCGAAGGCGCTCAACGTCGCGCGCTACGGCGCGCGGGCCGTCGTGTACGGCGGGACGACCGGCGATGCGAAAGTGCGCCCGTTCTCGATCTTCTGGAAGCAGCTCGACATCATGGGCTCGTCGATGGGCTCGCCGGCCGACTTCGCGGCGATGCTGGCGTGCTTCGACGGTTCGCTCAAGCCCGTCGTCGACTCGACCTTCGCGCTGGACGACGTGGTCGCCGCAGCGCGGAAGGTCGATTCGGGCGATCAGTTCGGCAAGGTGGTGCTGGCGATCAGCTAG
- a CDS encoding NAD(P)-dependent oxidoreductase, with translation MAFPSVRLGPPIAKHLSALEVSIEANRCLRCHDAPCIRACPTGIDIPRFIGRIATGDLLGSARTIMEANPVGASCARVCPTSQLCEGACVYNADETPIRIGDLQRYATDWAIGENVALFQPGAATGKRVAIVGAGPAGLSAARDLARFGHAVTIFERDEAPGGLDTYGIVPFRLPAEIPLWEAEQVRALGVEIRTGVAVGEGIAADALLRDFDAVVLACGMGLVPSLGIEGEDSEGVWDALEFIRLAKLGETVSPFGDRIAIIGGGNTAIDAATCSTRLGASSVTMYYRRGPARMTAYDFEIEFAKLEGVEFRTRTLPTRIVTENGRVSGLELIDTAPDDSARPLPGTERVVPVDTVVLAIGQTRLTALLDALGVVHEHGVAAVDAGLRTSNPKVWAAGDVMFRPGGTDAMVVEAAQRGKDAARTVDLTLREGLS, from the coding sequence GTGGCTTTCCCCTCGGTGCGGCTCGGGCCGCCAATCGCCAAACACCTTTCCGCCCTCGAAGTATCGATCGAGGCGAACCGGTGTTTGCGCTGCCATGACGCGCCCTGCATCCGCGCCTGCCCCACCGGGATCGACATTCCGCGCTTCATCGGCCGGATCGCGACCGGCGATCTGCTGGGCAGCGCGCGCACGATCATGGAAGCGAACCCGGTCGGCGCCAGCTGCGCGCGCGTTTGCCCGACCAGTCAGCTCTGCGAGGGAGCCTGCGTCTACAACGCCGACGAGACGCCGATTCGCATCGGCGACTTGCAGCGCTACGCGACCGACTGGGCCATCGGCGAAAACGTCGCGCTGTTCCAACCCGGCGCCGCGACCGGCAAGCGGGTCGCGATCGTCGGCGCCGGACCGGCCGGCTTGTCGGCGGCACGCGACCTGGCTCGCTTCGGCCACGCGGTGACCATCTTCGAACGCGACGAGGCGCCGGGCGGGCTGGACACCTACGGCATCGTGCCGTTCCGGCTGCCGGCCGAGATCCCGCTGTGGGAGGCCGAGCAGGTGCGCGCGCTGGGGGTCGAGATTCGCACCGGCGTCGCGGTCGGCGAAGGGATCGCCGCCGACGCGCTGCTGCGCGACTTCGATGCGGTCGTGCTGGCCTGCGGGATGGGGCTCGTGCCGAGCTTGGGGATCGAAGGCGAGGACAGCGAGGGCGTGTGGGACGCGCTCGAGTTCATCCGTTTGGCGAAGCTCGGCGAGACCGTCTCGCCGTTCGGCGACCGGATCGCGATCATCGGCGGCGGCAACACCGCGATCGACGCGGCGACGTGCTCGACGCGCCTGGGCGCTTCGTCGGTGACGATGTACTACCGGCGCGGCCCCGCCCGCATGACGGCGTACGACTTCGAGATCGAGTTCGCCAAGCTCGAAGGCGTCGAGTTCCGCACCCGCACGCTGCCCACGCGCATCGTGACCGAGAACGGCCGCGTGAGCGGGCTGGAGCTGATCGACACCGCGCCCGACGACTCGGCGCGGCCGCTGCCCGGCACCGAGCGCGTCGTGCCGGTCGACACGGTCGTGCTGGCGATCGGGCAGACGCGGCTGACCGCGCTGCTCGACGCGCTGGGCGTCGTGCACGAGCACGGCGTGGCCGCCGTCGACGCCGGCTTGCGTACCAGCAACCCGAAGGTGTGGGCGGCGGGCGACGTGATGTTCCGCCCGGGCGGAACCGACGCGATGGTCGTCGAGGCCGCCCAGCGCGGCAAAGACGCCGCGCGCACCGTGGACCTGACCTTGCGCGAGGGCCTTTCCTGA
- the preA gene encoding NAD-dependent dihydropyrimidine dehydrogenase subunit PreA — translation MADLSSNLAGIRSPNPFWLASAPPTNSGYQVLRAFAAGWGGAVWKTLALEPIVNVTSRFGGYDIGTYKMAAMNNIELITDRPLDVNLREIAECKAAYPDRAIVVSLMTDCTRESWHELIRRCEEVPVDGFELNFGCPHGMSERGQGAAVGQDPELIEMVTRWAKEAAHVPVIVKLTPNITDVRYAARAAVRGGADAVSMINTINSIIGVDLDNWLPIPHVDGLSSHGGYCGPAVKPIALNMVASCADDPQVRIPISGIGGVSTWRDAVEFLLLGASNVQVCTAAMHHGFGIVADMIDGLSNYLDAKGLGSVQELIGKTAPRIVAWNDLNLDYQVVARIDPETCIRCNKCYIACEDAAHQCIDRPEDPRLAPVVDEEHCVGCNLCSMVCPVVDCIEMVRVDAGTTTHTWRERLSVPS, via the coding sequence ATGGCAGACCTCTCCTCGAATCTGGCCGGCATTCGCAGCCCCAACCCGTTCTGGCTCGCGTCGGCGCCGCCGACGAACTCCGGCTATCAAGTGCTGCGCGCGTTCGCGGCCGGCTGGGGCGGCGCCGTCTGGAAGACGCTCGCGCTCGAGCCGATCGTCAACGTCACCTCGCGCTTCGGCGGCTACGACATCGGCACGTACAAGATGGCGGCGATGAACAACATCGAGCTCATCACGGACCGTCCGCTCGACGTCAACCTGCGCGAGATCGCCGAGTGCAAGGCGGCCTACCCCGATCGCGCGATCGTCGTCTCGCTGATGACCGACTGCACGCGCGAGAGCTGGCACGAGCTGATCCGGCGCTGCGAAGAGGTGCCGGTCGACGGGTTCGAGCTCAACTTCGGCTGCCCGCACGGGATGTCGGAGCGCGGCCAGGGCGCGGCGGTGGGGCAAGATCCCGAGCTGATCGAGATGGTGACCCGCTGGGCCAAAGAGGCCGCGCACGTCCCGGTCATCGTCAAGCTGACGCCGAACATCACCGACGTGCGCTACGCCGCGCGCGCCGCGGTGCGCGGCGGCGCCGACGCGGTCAGCATGATCAACACGATCAACAGCATCATCGGGGTCGACCTCGACAACTGGCTGCCGATCCCGCACGTCGACGGGCTGTCCTCGCACGGCGGCTACTGCGGGCCGGCGGTCAAACCGATCGCGCTCAACATGGTCGCTTCGTGCGCGGACGATCCGCAGGTCCGCATCCCGATCTCGGGGATCGGCGGCGTCTCGACCTGGCGCGACGCGGTCGAGTTCTTGCTGCTGGGCGCGAGCAACGTCCAGGTCTGCACCGCCGCCATGCACCACGGCTTCGGCATCGTCGCCGACATGATCGACGGGCTGTCCAACTACCTGGACGCCAAGGGGCTGGGCTCCGTGCAGGAGCTGATCGGCAAGACCGCGCCGCGGATCGTCGCCTGGAACGACCTCAACCTCGACTACCAGGTCGTGGCGCGGATCGATCCCGAGACCTGCATCCGCTGCAACAAGTGCTACATCGCCTGCGAGGACGCGGCGCACCAATGCATCGATCGCCCCGAGGACCCGCGCCTGGCGCCGGTCGTCGACGAAGAGCACTGCGTCGGCTGCAACCTGTGCAGCATGGTTTGCCCCGTCGTCGACTGCATCGAGATGGTGCGCGTCGACGCGGGTACCACCACCCACACCTGGAGAGAACGGCTATCGGTACCATCGTAA